One Orcinus orca chromosome 7, mOrcOrc1.1, whole genome shotgun sequence genomic window carries:
- the LOC101276047 gene encoding glycerol kinase-like: MAATKKAVLGQLVGAVDQSTSSTRFLVFNPKTAELLSYHQVEIKQEFPKEGWVEQDPKEILQSVCECIEKTCEKLGQLNTSNIKAIGISNQRETTVVWDKLTGEPLYNAVVWLDLRTQSTVESLRKSIPVNNNFVKTKTGLPLSTYFSAVKLRWLLANVRKVQKAVEEDRALFGTIDSWLIWSLTGGASGGVHCTDVTNASRTMLFNIHSLEWDKELCEFFQVPMKILPNVRSSSEIYGLMKAGALEGVPISGCLGDQSAALVGQQCFQDGQAKNTYGTGCFLLCNTGHKCIFSEHGLLTTVAYKLGRDKPVHYALEGSVAIAGAAVRWLRDNLGIIKTSEEIEKLAKEVGSSCGCCFVPAFSGLYAPYWEPSARGIICGLTQFTNKCHIAFASLEAVCFQTREVLDAMNRDCGIALSHLQVDGGMSNNKILMQLQADILYIPVVKPLMPETTALGAAMAAGAAEGVGVWSLEPEDLSAVTMERFEPQINAKESEIRYSTWKKAVMKSMGWVSTQSSENGDPSIFSSLPLGFFIVSSMVMLIGARYLSGVP, from the coding sequence ATGGCAGCCACGAAGAAAGCAGTTTTGGGGCAGTTGGTGGGAGCAGTGGACCAGAGCACAAGCTCGACGCGCTTTTTGGTTTTCAATCCCAAAACAGCCGAACTACTTAGTTATCATCAAGTGGAAATAAAACAAGAGTTTCCAAAAGAAGGATGGGTAGAACAAGACCCTAAGGAAATCCTGCAGTCCGTCTGTGAGTGTATAGAGAAAACGTGTGAGAAACTTGGACAGCTCAATACTTCTAACATAAAAGCTATTGGTATCAGTAACCAGAGGGAGACCACTGTGGTCTGGGACAAGTTAACTGGAGAACCTCTTTACAATGCTGTGGTGTGGCTTGATCTAAGAACCCAATCTACCGTTGAGAGTCTTCGTAAAAGCATTCCAGTAAATAATAACTTTGTCAAGACCAAGACAGGCCTTCCACTTAGCACCTACTTCAGTGCAGTGAAACTTCGTTGGCTCCTTGCCAACGTGAGAAAAGTTCAAAAGGCAGTTGAAGAAGATAGAGCCCTTTTTGGGACCATTGATTCATGGCTTATTTGGAGCTTGACAGGAGGAGCCAGTGGAGGCGTCCATTGTACGGATGTAACAAATGCAAGCAGGACGATGCTTTTCAACATTCATTCTTTGGAATGGGATAAAGAGCTCTGTGAATTTTTTCAAGTTCCAATGAAAATTCTTCCAAATGTCCGGAGTTCTTCTGAGATCTATGGCCTAATGAAAGCTGGGGCCTTGGAAGGTGTGCCAATATCTGGGTGTTTGGGGGACCAATCTGCTGCATTGGTGGGACAACAGTGCTTCCAGGATGGACAAGCCAAAAACACGTATGGAACAGGCTGTTTCTTACTATGTAATACAGGCCATAAGTGTATATTTTCTGAACATGGCCTTCTGACCACAGTGGCTTACAAACTCGGAAGAGACAAACCAGTACATTATGCATTAGAAGGTTCGGTAGCTATAGCCGGTGCTGCTGTTCGCTGGCTCAGAGACAATCTTGGAATTATAAAGACCTCAGAGGAAATTGAAAAACTTGCTAAAGAAGTAGGTTCCTCTTGTGGCTGCTGTTTTGTCCCAGCCTTTTCAGGGCTATATGCACCGTATTGGGAGCCCAGTGCAAGAGGGATCATCTGTGGGCTCACCCAATTCACCAATAAATGCCATATTGCTTTTGCTTCATTAGAAGCTGTTTGTTTCCAAACCCGAGAGGTTTTGGATGCCATGAACCGGGACTGTGGAATTGCACTCAGCCATTTGCAGGTAGACGGAGGAATGAGCAACAACAAAATTCTTATGCAGCTACAAGCAGACATTCTGTATATCCCAGTAGTGAAGCCCTTGATGCCTGAAACAACTGCCCTGGGAGCTGCCATGGCAGCCGGGGCTGCAGAAGGGGTTGGCGTTTGGAGTCTCGAGCCTGAGGATTTGTCAGCTGTCACGATGGAGCGGTTTGAACCTCAGATCAACGCCAAGGAAAGTGAAATTCGTTATTCTACATGGAAGAAAGCTGTGATGAAGTCCATGGGTTGGGTTAGCACTCAGTCTTCGGAAAATGGTGACCCTAGCATCTTCAGTAGTTTACCCTTGGGCTTTTTTATAGTGAGTAGCATGGTAATGTTAATCGGAGCAAGGTACCTCTCAGGTGTGCCATAA